One window of Aspergillus oryzae RIB40 DNA, chromosome 3 genomic DNA carries:
- a CDS encoding uncharacterized protein (predicted protein): protein MEVEAKLTALPYVSEGYILPVQDPQCDTRTAALVRFHDSYDKIDLGSLRRDLAHDLPAYQLPTVLRSLREGETVPRTWSDKTAMMKVIQMFFPQDTEDKICGDATEVMDVSGFMKMKTTKLWEFFNVTLEILVTIVHACELRHH from the exons ATGGAGGTTGAAGCCAAGCTGACCGCACTGCCTTATGTGTCGGAGGGATATATCTTGCCAGTCCAAGATCCACAGTGCGATACCCGGACCGCTGCACTGGTACGATTCCATGATAGCTACGATAAGATCGACTTGGGGTCTCTGCGGAGAGATCTGGCCCACGACCTACCAGCTTACCAATTGCCTACCGTGCTGAGAAGTTTGAGGGAGGGTGAAACTGTGCCACGAACATGGTCTGATAAGACGGCCATGATGAAGGTTATCCAGATGTTCTTCCCACAAGACACCGAGGACAAGATTTGCGGAGATGCGACAGAAGTGATGGATGTTAGCGGTTtcatgaaaatgaaaaccaCAAAGCTATGGGAATT CTTCAATGTTACACTGGAAATCTTGGTCACCATTGTTCATGCTTGTGAGCTCAGACATCACTAA
- a CDS encoding uncharacterized protein (predicted protein) yields MAGCTNLSAINIGTPGCDIKRDLKREVSFSDLKLTSVTLMTAPAFFESTLRKETKMLNTKDYNAMSLAQPTNFKAMLNSGQFLWGTGCRIPHPEAARIIAATPFHFCFLDAPCSDNSVPVEWLHGTFRAGAGGVVMPHIQNAKQAEELVRLCRFPPMGDRSFPPAALIGEQQNRTPIGQSTYDVWDSHVAVFCQIEDLEGLENVEEICKVPGGPCPVFPY; encoded by the exons ATGGCGGGCTGCACCAATCTATCT GCCATCAACATCGGAACTCCTGGTTGTGACATAAAAAGAGACCTGAAGCGCGAGGTCAGCTTCAGTGACCTGAAGCTCACATCGGTCACTCTCATGACAGCCCCAGCCTTCTTCGAAAGCACACTCCGTAAAGAAACCAAAATGCTCAACACAAAAGACTACAACGCCATGAGTCTCGCTCAGCCTACGAACTTCAAGGCAATGCTGAACTCCGGGCAATTTCTTTGGGGTACCGGCTGCCGGATTCCCCATCCAGAAGCCGCCCGAATCATTGCTGCCACGCCGTttcatttctgtttcttggatGCG CCTTGTTCGGACAATTCAGTACCAGTCGAATGGTTGCATGGTACCTTTC GGGCTGGAGCAGGGGGCGTCGTCATGCCTCACATTCAGAATGCCAAACAGGCCGAGGAACTCGTTCGCCTGTGTCGGTTTCCCCCAATGGGCGACCGCAGTTTTCCTCCTGCGGCCTTGATTGGCGAACAGCAGAATCGGACACCGATAGGGCAAAGCACATATGATGTATGGGACAGCCATGTAGCGGTATTCTGCCAGATCGAAGACCTTGAGGGGCTGGAAAATGTCGAGGAGATCTGCAAAGTCCCTGGGGGTCCGTGCCCTGTATTCCCTTACTAG
- a CDS encoding uncharacterized protein (predicted protein), which produces MASCEAAQQADLKSISLAGLLKGDADTANDLVSACKEKGFFYLDFRDPSTCGTLTQVDELIAVGRSVFKLSLEEKEQYSTEKHLPSRLQGYKRAGCSVGPFAEKKDGYESFSIHNNGIWGNDTLELPRAFEENLPLIEAWMGDVHGYTECILSILSKALNLSDDLKDCHRKDAPSSANMAMLNYLPWGSSTEKVGNMAHTDMGTLTVVFTKNEGLQVFEPQTEQWYYIKPRPGHAVVNVGDSLRFLSNGALASNLHRVVPPANPEGLDKFSCIYFLRPEFDAKFTSHDGREMNSVEWHNQKYALFREASLDAKQHGAMLTGRNGYLGATTQTV; this is translated from the exons ATGGCATCTTGCGAAGCCGCTCAACAGGCGGACCTTAAGTCGATCTCACTAGCCGGGTTGCTGAAAGGGGATGCCGACACTGCAAATGATCTTGTGTCTGCctgcaaagaaaaggggtTCTTTTATCTCGACTTTCGTGATCCCTCGACGTGTGGGACTTTGACACAGGTCGATGAACTCATCGCCGTTGGGAGGTCAGTTTTCAAGCTTtcactggaagagaaagagcagTACAGCACTGAAAAGCATCTACCGTCGAGACTTCAAGG TTATAAGCGAGCTGGCTGCTCTGTCGGACCATtcgcagagaagaaggatggctATGAGAGCTTTTCG ATCCATAACAACGGCATCTGGGGCAATGACACATTGGAGCTTCCTCGGGCCTTTGAGGAGAACTTACCACTCATTGAGGCTTGGATGGGAGATGTTCACGGATACACCGAGTGTATTCTCTCTATCCTGTCAAAAGCTCTCAACCTTTCTGATGACCTGAAGGACTGCCACCGCAAGGATGCTCCCTCATCAGCTAACATGGCTATGCTCAACTACTTACCGTGGGGCAGCAGCACCGAAAAGGTTGGAAACATGGCACATACCGATATGGGAACCCTGACTGTTGTGTTCACCAAAAATGAAGGCTTGCAAGTCTTCGAACCCCAGACTGAGCAGTGGTACTATATCAAACCTCGTCCCGGACATGCAGTTGTCAACGTCGGAGACTCACTGCGGTTTCTATCCAACGGTGCATTGGCTTCGAACCTACACCGTGTTGTACCACCAGCGAACCCGGAAGGACTCGACAAGTTCTCCTGCATCTACTTCCTACGCCCGGAGTTCGATGCGAAGTTCACCTCGCATGATGGAAGGGAGATGAACAGCGTCGAGTGGCATAATCAGAAATATGCTCTCTTCCGAGAGGCAAGCCTGGATGCTAAGCAGCACGGGGCTATGCTGACTGGTCGTAATGGGTATCTTGGTGCCACGACCCAAACTGTTTAG
- a CDS encoding uncharacterized protein (selenocysteine lyase) translates to MTVNKSLLHLDTQAVRRQFPGLEKGAVCLNNGSGALVYKGAIERYCRIAVMTERYNAANTSAHSIVRTMSAPHMNLRGLDSKSMVDVKERTAQYAKLASFMNADPDEIAFGPSTTGMLRTLTNSLRPNLNTDSEIIVSVLCHEAGNTAWVALAQSLGISIKWWAPEGGIGNNRDPKLSLDTLRPLLSSKTRLVCCGHVSNITGTIEPIKEIAKLVHTISEALICVDGVAWAPHRPIDVKDLDVDFYVFSWYKVFGPHIAQIYARRKVQKRYLTSLNHYFFDPTALHVRLGLGNSCLELEHAVTPIITHLVDHVGWDAIIAHEELITAEILGYLTANSDLYTVYGCATADAKARVSLISFSVKGLASDKVAEVIHETSNFRIITGDCWSPRTVHDVIGLPDYGILRTSLVHYNTVEEMRAFTQKLDQVVRSMKYETLSS, encoded by the exons ATGACAGTCAACAAGAGTCTCCTGCATCTCGACACGCAGGCTGTTCGAAGGCAGTTTCCAGGCCTTGAGAAAGGCGCCGTTTGCTTAAACAATGGATCAGGTGCTCTGGTTTATAAAGGTGCAATCGAAAGGTACTGCCGGATTGCTGTCATGACAGAGAGATACAACGCCGCTAACACTTCAGCACACAGTATCGTTCGGACTATGTCTGCTCCCCACATGAACCTCCGTGGGCTCGACTCGAAAAGCATGGTTGATGTGAAGGAACGGACGGCACAATATGCGAAGCTAGCTTCATTCATGAATGCGGACCCGGATGAAATTG CCTTCGGCCCTTCTACGACAGGAATGCTACGGACACTCACCAACTCCCTTCGACCAAACTTGAACACGGACTCGGAAATTATAGTTTCGGTCCTTTGTCACGAAGCTGGCAATACCGCCTGGGTTGCTTTGGCACAGAGCCTTGGTATCTCCATCAAGTGGTGGGCTCCAGAGGGCGGCATAGGAAACAACAGAGATCCCAAGCTCTCCCTGGACACACTGCGACCCCTCCTATCCTCCAAGACAAGACTCGTCTGCTGCGGACATGTGTCCAACATTACCGGGACTATCGAGCCCATCAAAGAGATTGCAAAACTTGTCCATACAATTTCAGAGGCTCTGATCTGTGTTGACGGCGTGGCCTGGGCTCCACATCGCCCGATCGACGTGAAGGATCTAGACGTAGACTTTTATGTGTTTAGCTGGTACAAGGTTTTTGGCCCTCACATTGCACAAATATATGCTCGACGAAAGGTTCAAAAGCGATATCTGACCAGCCTGAACCACTACTTTTTTGACCCAACAGCTCTGCATGTAAGGTTAGGACTTGGCAACAGCTGCCTCGAGCTGGAGCATGCTGTGACGCCCATCATCACCCACCTCGTCGACCATGTGGGTTGGGATGCTATCATTGCCCATGAAGAGCTGATTACggcagagatattgggctaTCTGACGGCTAATTCTGATCTATATACAGTTTATGGATGTGCGACGGCGGACGCGAAAGCGAGGGTTTCTTTGATTAGCTTTTCGGTGAAGGGACTGGCGTCTGACAAGGTTGCAGAGGTCATTCATGAAACATCAAACTTCCGAATCATAACGGGCGATTGTTGGTCTCCTCGTACTGTTCATGATGTTATCGGGTTGCCTGACTATGGCATCCTTCGGACAAGCTTAGTACATTACAACAccgtggaggagatgagggCGTTTACTCAAAAGTTAGATCAGGTGGTGCGTTCCATGAAGTATGAGACCTTGTCCTCATGA
- a CDS encoding uncharacterized protein (predicted protein) produces MTIQDKPTFPDDVLFRRLIDIAIERDSKTIVDDYSTGTQFGYRQILHGIAKLQQTLQGLLHLSESRKPGSVYVALLAPNGYEFIVGVIAVLAVGGVVVPMLSFTATGALPAEAAYIIQQCNAQVMIVSRELTESATQIQREVEIPSITIEGNTHTSSNLPPAGSYRLDSTLAVSEETPSILFFTSGTTGPPKGVLHSRRTINKYAHMETEPATNDDICIIPRGAFWSIYFTKLFQMLLAGVRVEIQNFGRNYNLIWERLREQAGTKIVLSPTFWYGMMLHYESHISKLPEQVIQDYIDGVRYIRDACDTGAMPSSRVKQFWQEMRGGKPLRVLYGSTETQEIAMWDGAIGSEEVIRHNERSIW; encoded by the exons ATGACAATTCAGGATAAACCAACATTCCCAGACGATGTCCTATTCAGGAGGCTAATTGATATTGCAATTGAAAGAGACAGCAAAACCATTGTCGACGATTATAGTACTGGAACGCAGTTCGGCTATCGTCAAATCCTCCACGGGATTGCGAAGCTTCAACAAACATTGCAAGGACTCCTGCATCTTTCTGAATCACGGAAGCCTGGTAGCGTCTACGTTGCTCTACTTGCCCCAAATGGATACGAATTTATTGTTGGAGTCATCGCCGTTCTGGCGGTTGGTGGAGTGGTCGTTCCAATGC TTTCATTCACAGCGACCGGTGCACTGCCCGCCGAAGCAGCGTATATCATTCAACAGTGCAATGCGCAGGTCATGATCGTTAGCAGAGAGCTGACTGAGTCTGCGACGCAAATTCAACGAGAAGTCGAGATTCCATCCATCACGATTGAAGGCAACACCCATACCTCGAGTAATCTCCCTCCCGCTGGGTCCTACAGACTCGATAGCACACTTGCAGTATCCGAAGAGACTCCGAGTATTTTGTTCTTCACCTCGGGGACGACTGGTCCCCCAAAGGGTGTCCTCCATTCCCGGCGCACGATCAACAAGTATGCCCATATGGAGACAGAGCCAGCGACAAACGACGATATCTGCATAATTCCGAGAGGAGCATTCTGGTCGATTTATTTCacaaagctcttccagaTGCTTCTCGCTGGGGTGCGCGTTGAGATTCAGAACTTTGGACGCAATTACAATCTCATTTGGGAAAGGCTTCGTGAACAGGCGGGAACGAAGATTGTCTTGTCTCCTACCTTTTGGTACGGTATGATGCTGCACTATGAAAGTCATATTTCGAAGTTGCCGGAGCAGGTGATTCAAGACTACATTGACGGTGTGCGATATATTCGAGACGCGTGTGATACGGGCGCCATGCCTTCAAGTCGGGTCAAGCAGTTCTGGCAGGAAATGCGCGGTGGAAAGCCACTTAGGGTGCTGTATGGGTCTACGGAAACGCAGGAGATAGCTATGTGGGATGGGGCAATAGGGAGCGAAGAGGTAATACGCCACAATGAGAGATCAATATGGTAG
- a CDS encoding uncharacterized protein (ornithine aminotransferase) — MVSNEHACDSMTPSNRAMTTEAALAAEKNFSAKNYESLPIVFARAQGASVWDPEGNHYLDFHSASTALNHGHCHPKLVAALVEQASRLTLTSRAFHNDVYPKFAEMVTKLFGYDRALPSSTGAEASETAIKVARKWAYKVKGVPRDQAIVLGAAGNHHGRTLASISLASDNMSRENYGPLVPNISCTIPGTDKLITYNDKAALREAFAAAGFNLAAFVIEPIQGDAGVIVADDDYLREARALCDKHQVLLICDEIQTGIARTGKLLGHYWSGIWPDMVILGKTMTGGMYPVSCALANDDVMLTVEPGTHGSTYGGNPLGAAVAMRALQVVEEENLVERAEHLGNLLRAGLRAIQAQTPVIETVRGRGLLNAFVIDQNKTNGHTGIELCEVMKAKGLLLKSSRTGVIRIAPPLVITESEIERALGVIKDSINQLVNGSCKTI, encoded by the exons ATGGTATCGAACGAGCATGCCTGTGATAGTATGACGCCCTCAAATCGTGCTATGACAACTGAGGCTGCCCTTGCTGCCGAAAAGAACTTTTCAGCAAAGAACTACGAATCCCTTCCGATCGTGTTCGCCCGCGCCCAAGGAGCCTCTGTCTGGGACCCGGAGGGAAATCACTATCTCGATTTCCACTCGGCCTCAACCGCCCTGAATCATGGACATTGCCACCCAAAGCTTGTTGCTGCCCTGGTGGAGCAGGCTTCCCGACTGACACTTACTTCTCGTGCCTTTCACAATGATGTATACCCCAAATTTGCCGAAATGGTAACCAAGCTATTTGGCTATGACAGAGCCCTACCCTCTAGCACGGGTGCGGAAGCCTCGGAGACTGCCATTAAAGTTGCACGGAAATGGGCTTACAAGGTGAAGGGTGTGCCTCGGGACCAGGCTATTGTTCTAGGTGCGGCGGGTAACCATCATGGACGAACA CTCGCGTCGATTTCCCTAGCCTCGGATAACATGTCGCGTGAAAACTACGGCCCTTTAGTGCCGAATATTAGTTGCACAATCCCGGGGACCGACAAATTGATCACGTACAACGATAAGGCGGCATTGCGGGAGGCGTTCGCGGCAGCTGGCTTCAACCTGGCTGCATTTGTGATCGAGCCAATACAAGGAGATGCGGGTGTGATAgttgcagatgatgattACCTCCGAGAGGCTCGAGCTCTTTGTGACAAGCACCAGGTCCTGTTGATCTGCGACGAAATCCAGACGGGTATTGCACGGACGGGCAAGCTACTCGGTCATTACTGGAGCGGTATCTGGCCCGACATGGTCATCTTGGGAAAGACCATGACCGGTGGCATGTACCCCGTCTCCTGCGCCTTGGCCAACGATGATGTGATGCTCACAGTCGAGCCCGGCACGCATGGGTCGACTTACGGTGGGAATCCGCTCGGCGCGGCAGTTGCTATGCGGGCTCTCCAGGTTGTTGAGGAGGAAAACTTGGTCGAGCGGGCTGAGCATCTTGGAAACCTTCTTAGAGCGGGTCTGAgagctattcaagctcaGACCCCCGTTATCGAGACGGTTCGTGGCCGGGGGTTGCTCAACGCCTTTGTCATTGACCAAAATAAGACCAATGGACACACTGGCATAGAGCTGTGCGAGGTCATGAAGGCGAAGGGGCTTTTG CTCAAATCCAGCCGAACAGGCGTCATTCGTATTGCTCCCCCTCTCGTCATCACTGAGAGTGAAATTGAGCGGGCACTAGGAGTCATTAAGGATTCCATCAACCAGCTGGTCAACGGCTCCTGTAAAACCATCTAG